The Candidatus Limnocylindrales bacterium genome has a segment encoding these proteins:
- the typA gene encoding translational GTPase TypA, producing the protein MQRIINIGIIAHVDHGKTTLVDHLLRQSGAFRANEPVVECIMDSNELERERGITIFSKNAAISYKGVKINIVDTPGHADFGSEVERILKTVDSVLLLVDAAEGPMPQTKFVLKKSLELGLRPIVVINKIDRKDQRAHHVVDLVFELFMELGATDEQLDFPILYTIARQGIAKRSLEEEGKDLGPLFETILAHVPSSADKADLPLQIQVTSLDYDDYIGRIGIGRVYQGKIKRQTPVVVCKRDGRIEPAKINRLFVFEGLKRKEVEEAPCGDIVAIAGIEGITIGDTICLPEAPRPMPPLKIGEPTLTMNFLVNDSPFAGKEGRFVTNRQLKERLEREIQTNVGLRVESLGGVEGYKVSGRGELHLSILLETMRREGYEVQVSRPEVITKEVGGVVMEPIEQLVITVPDPYAGTVIEKLGLRKGEMQGMRSEHGVTVLEYLIPTRGLLGYYTEFMMDTKGEGLLDHSFSHYEPFKGKLVRRPNGVLISGETGITVAYALWNLQERGVLFLGPGVPVYEGMIIGQNSREQDMTVNPCKEKRLTNMRSSTADEAIRLIPHRTLTLEQALEFIEQDELVEVTPKSIRLRKKYLTEQERRRNR; encoded by the coding sequence ATGCAACGGATTATCAATATTGGAATTATTGCCCACGTAGATCATGGTAAGACGACCCTGGTAGATCATCTTTTGAGACAGAGTGGAGCTTTCCGGGCCAATGAACCGGTTGTTGAATGTATCATGGATTCCAACGAACTGGAACGGGAGCGGGGTATTACGATTTTCTCTAAAAATGCTGCGATTTCCTACAAGGGGGTCAAGATTAATATTGTAGATACCCCGGGTCATGCAGATTTTGGTTCGGAAGTGGAGCGGATTCTGAAAACAGTCGATTCGGTTTTACTCCTTGTGGATGCCGCAGAGGGTCCCATGCCTCAAACGAAGTTCGTTTTGAAAAAATCTTTGGAGTTGGGATTAAGGCCCATCGTCGTGATCAATAAAATTGATCGGAAAGATCAGCGGGCCCATCATGTGGTGGATCTGGTGTTTGAACTTTTTATGGAACTGGGGGCCACCGATGAACAACTGGATTTTCCAATCCTCTACACCATTGCCCGACAGGGCATTGCAAAACGAAGTCTGGAAGAAGAAGGTAAAGATTTAGGTCCCCTCTTTGAAACGATTTTGGCCCATGTTCCCTCTTCTGCTGACAAGGCAGATCTTCCTTTACAGATTCAAGTTACCAGCCTGGATTACGATGATTATATAGGACGGATTGGAATCGGACGCGTCTATCAGGGAAAAATCAAAAGACAGACCCCTGTGGTGGTTTGTAAACGGGATGGAAGGATAGAACCTGCGAAGATAAACAGGCTTTTTGTCTTTGAAGGGCTCAAGCGAAAAGAAGTGGAAGAAGCTCCCTGCGGAGATATTGTAGCCATTGCAGGAATCGAAGGAATTACCATCGGAGATACCATCTGCCTGCCAGAAGCTCCACGGCCCATGCCCCCTTTAAAGATCGGGGAACCTACCCTGACTATGAACTTCCTGGTCAATGACTCACCTTTTGCCGGAAAAGAGGGGAGATTCGTAACCAACCGTCAGCTTAAGGAACGGCTGGAACGGGAGATACAGACCAATGTGGGTCTTAGGGTCGAATCCTTAGGAGGTGTGGAAGGATACAAGGTCTCCGGACGCGGGGAACTCCATCTTTCTATCTTGTTGGAGACAATGCGACGAGAAGGATATGAAGTTCAGGTCTCCCGGCCGGAAGTAATTACTAAAGAAGTCGGTGGGGTCGTTATGGAACCCATTGAACAGCTTGTGATTACCGTTCCTGATCCTTATGCCGGAACCGTTATCGAAAAGTTGGGACTCCGTAAAGGGGAGATGCAAGGGATGCGCTCGGAGCATGGGGTAACAGTCCTGGAATATTTGATTCCAACCCGAGGTCTCCTGGGATATTACACCGAGTTCATGATGGATACCAAAGGAGAAGGATTGCTGGATCACTCTTTCTCTCACTATGAACCGTTTAAAGGAAAACTGGTCAGACGACCCAACGGCGTCCTTATCTCGGGTGAGACCGGTATAACGGTTGCCTATGCTCTCTGGAACCTCCAGGAACGCGGCGTCCTGTTCCTGGGACCCGGGGTACCGGTGTACGAAGGAATGATCATCGGGCAGAACTCCAGGGAACAGGATATGACCGTCAATCCCTGCAAAGAAAAACGCCTGACCAATATGCGATCTTCTACCGCCGATGAGGCCATTCGACTTATCCCACACCGAACTTTAACCCTGGAACAGGCTTTGGAATTCATCGAGCAGGATGAACTGGTGGAAGTGACTCCTAAGAGTATCCGATTACGAAAGAAATATCTCACGGAACAGGAACGAAGAAGGAATCGTTGA
- a CDS encoding Uma2 family endonuclease has product MSLSTSSIFEPITEPEILESIKALPTEDDLPYDDGEPMESERHLMQMIVLIQSLREGWSTPRSYYVGGNMFLYYELNSEKKFRGPDFFLVLDVNNRERKSWVVWQEGMRFPDLIIEILSDKTREIDKGEKKELYERIFRTPEYYLFDPFTQEFIGLKLRDGSYEEEMPDEERKIYSKVTGLYLVIKDGWLRWMTPEGIILPTPSERADQEKQRADQEKQRADQAEQRLKQVEQLLEEYKRRFGSLEE; this is encoded by the coding sequence ATGAGTCTTTCTACTTCCAGTATTTTTGAACCCATTACCGAACCAGAGATCCTTGAAAGTATTAAAGCCCTCCCCACCGAAGATGATTTGCCATATGACGATGGAGAGCCTATGGAAAGTGAACGTCATTTAATGCAGATGATCGTTTTGATTCAATCCCTTAGAGAAGGCTGGTCCACGCCCCGGAGCTATTATGTAGGTGGAAATATGTTTTTGTATTATGAATTGAATAGCGAAAAGAAATTTCGAGGGCCGGACTTTTTCCTGGTATTGGATGTAAATAATCGGGAGCGGAAGAGTTGGGTAGTCTGGCAGGAAGGAATGCGATTCCCGGATTTAATTATAGAAATTTTATCTGATAAAACGCGGGAAATCGATAAAGGGGAAAAAAAAGAATTGTACGAGCGGATTTTTCGGACTCCGGAATATTACCTGTTTGATCCATTTACCCAGGAATTTATAGGCTTAAAGTTACGAGATGGTTCTTATGAGGAGGAAATGCCCGATGAAGAGAGAAAAATCTATTCAAAAGTGACAGGACTCTATTTAGTTATAAAAGACGGGTGGTTGCGTTGGATGACTCCAGAGGGAATTATTTTGCCTACCCCCTCTGAACGGGCAGATCAGGAAAAACAACGGGCAGACCAGGAAAAACAACGGGCAGATCAGGCGGAACAACGACTAAAACAGGTAGAACAACTGCTTGAAGAATATAAACGTCGTTTTGGGAGTTTGGAGGAATAA
- a CDS encoding HIT family protein — MMPCVFCRIVAKETPAHIVYEDDKTLGFLDHLPIHRGHTLVILKDHHESLLDIPAEGLKDLILATQKVGAGVIKAMGAEGFNLVMNNGRSAGQEVPHAHFHILPRFRGDGLRIGFPRNRYPEEEMRRIQEAIKKELS; from the coding sequence ATGATGCCGTGTGTTTTCTGTCGAATTGTTGCAAAAGAGACCCCGGCCCATATCGTTTATGAGGATGATAAGACGCTGGGGTTTTTAGATCATCTCCCGATTCATCGGGGTCATACGTTGGTGATTCTTAAGGATCATCATGAAAGCTTGTTAGATATCCCGGCGGAGGGTTTAAAAGATTTAATTTTGGCCACTCAGAAGGTCGGAGCAGGAGTTATAAAGGCTATGGGAGCAGAGGGATTTAATCTGGTTATGAATAACGGTCGTAGTGCCGGACAAGAAGTTCCCCATGCTCATTTTCACATCCTTCCCAGGTTTCGAGGAGATGGACTCCGGATAGGATTTCCAAGGAATCGCTATCCAGAGGAGGAGATGAGAAGGATTCAGGAAGCTATTAAAAAAGAGCTATCTTAG
- the ptsP gene encoding phosphoenolpyruvate--protein phosphotransferase encodes MFKGIGVAPGIVIGRAFRLDHPELEINPSWIRNSEVEEETDRFRKAVERAKADLEEVKKKLEGQDNEQAKIIEVHLMLLEDSTLVEETVNYIKKYKVSAEWALKQVIDRFKANLAHAETEYLRERQMDITHAGNSILRNLIGYEENPLDNLKEDVIVVAYDLSPSDTVQMSKERVIGFVTDAGSKTSHSAIMAHSLGIPAVVGVAGLYASVDTGDLLIVDGTEGIVIVNPSSDVLEVYLEKQRQYDYEINELLRLKDLPALTLDFQKVSLLANVELLKEVDLALKYGAEGIGLYRTEFLYLNRHDLPSEEEHFQVYKTLAERIAPNSAIIRTIDLGGEKVLSPLDIAGEKNPVLGLRAIRLCLTHKDLFKTQLRAILRASQYGKLQIMYPMISGVDELKKANAILDEVKEELDQEGIPYDKNIPVGIMVEVPSAAIIADFLAKEVDFFSIGTNDLIQYCLAIDRENEKVAYLYEPYHPSILRLLAHIIKAGHEENIPVGMCGEMAGDPKYTVILLGLGLDSFSMNADSLLKVKRVIRSVTLSQAEKVAKEVLSFTTSNEIQQYLDEWMMKHFPDLIR; translated from the coding sequence ATGTTCAAGGGTATCGGCGTAGCGCCAGGAATCGTTATAGGAAGAGCTTTCCGTTTAGATCATCCAGAGTTGGAGATTAATCCATCCTGGATTAGAAACTCTGAAGTAGAGGAGGAAACGGATCGTTTTCGAAAGGCAGTAGAACGGGCAAAAGCTGATTTAGAGGAAGTTAAAAAGAAACTGGAAGGTCAGGATAATGAACAGGCTAAAATTATTGAAGTCCACCTGATGCTTCTGGAAGACAGTACCTTGGTGGAGGAGACTGTCAATTATATCAAAAAATATAAGGTGTCTGCCGAGTGGGCATTAAAACAAGTAATTGATCGATTCAAGGCAAATCTTGCTCATGCGGAAACAGAGTATCTGCGAGAACGTCAAATGGATATAACCCATGCAGGAAACAGCATTCTAAGAAACCTTATCGGTTATGAAGAAAATCCTCTGGATAACCTGAAAGAAGATGTCATTGTAGTTGCCTATGACCTCTCTCCTTCGGATACCGTGCAAATGTCTAAAGAACGGGTTATTGGCTTTGTAACCGATGCCGGAAGCAAAACCTCCCATAGTGCAATCATGGCCCATTCTTTGGGAATTCCGGCTGTAGTAGGGGTAGCTGGTTTGTATGCTTCCGTGGATACCGGAGATCTGCTCATTGTGGATGGGACGGAGGGGATCGTGATTGTCAATCCTTCTTCGGATGTTCTCGAAGTTTACCTGGAAAAACAGCGACAGTATGATTATGAAATTAACGAACTTTTAAGATTAAAAGACCTCCCGGCTTTAACCCTGGATTTTCAAAAGGTTTCTCTTCTGGCCAATGTAGAATTGTTAAAAGAAGTTGATCTGGCCCTTAAATATGGTGCCGAGGGAATAGGATTATATCGCACGGAGTTTCTCTACCTGAACCGCCACGACCTCCCCTCGGAAGAAGAGCACTTCCAGGTTTATAAAACCCTGGCAGAACGTATAGCTCCTAATTCGGCTATTATCCGTACCATTGATCTGGGTGGGGAAAAAGTTTTATCTCCGCTAGATATTGCCGGAGAAAAGAATCCCGTACTCGGGCTACGGGCTATTCGACTCTGTCTGACCCATAAGGATCTTTTTAAAACTCAACTCCGTGCTATTCTGAGGGCCAGTCAATACGGTAAACTTCAGATTATGTATCCCATGATTTCTGGTGTAGATGAACTCAAAAAAGCCAATGCGATTCTTGACGAAGTTAAAGAAGAGTTGGATCAAGAAGGGATTCCTTACGATAAGAATATCCCGGTAGGAATCATGGTAGAAGTTCCCTCGGCCGCCATTATTGCAGACTTCCTGGCCAAAGAAGTAGATTTCTTTAGTATTGGAACCAATGACCTCATTCAGTATTGCCTGGCCATAGATCGAGAAAATGAGAAAGTAGCCTACCTCTATGAACCTTATCATCCTTCCATTTTAAGGCTCCTGGCTCATATTATTAAGGCAGGTCACGAAGAAAATATCCCGGTAGGTATGTGTGGAGAAATGGCCGGAGATCCTAAATATACTGTCATCTTATTGGGATTGGGATTGGATAGCTTCAGTATGAATGCAGACTCCCTTTTAAAGGTTAAAAGGGTCATCCGCTCCGTTACCCTTTCCCAGGCCGAAAAGGTCGCTAAGGAGGTTCTATCCTTTACCACCTCCAACGAAATTCAACAGTACCTCGACGAATGGATGATGAAGCACTTCCCGGATCTGATTCGCTAA
- a CDS encoding HPr family phosphocarrier protein: MKQKRTAEIKNELGLHARAAAMLVKTSNKYKAKLILTKDDQQVNGKSIMGVLTLAAAKGSRITLEAEGEDASEMLEELTQLIENGFGEK, from the coding sequence ATGAAGCAAAAGCGTACGGCTGAAATTAAAAATGAACTGGGTCTACATGCGAGGGCTGCAGCAATGCTTGTAAAAACTTCTAATAAATATAAAGCAAAACTTATTCTGACGAAAGATGATCAACAGGTGAATGGGAAGAGTATTATGGGAGTTCTTACCTTAGCTGCAGCAAAAGGTTCGCGGATCACTTTAGAGGCAGAAGGGGAAGATGCCTCTGAAATGTTAGAGGAACTGACCCAACTCATAGAAAATGGATTTGGGGAGAAATAA
- a CDS encoding PTS system mannose/fructose/sorbose family transporter subunit IID: MQERINRWDLFKIILRSFFLQASWSFQRMQSLGFVFALAPILQKLYTSPEERVRSFLRHLRFFNTHPYFASFILGAVAQMEEKRAQTGRPTEEEIISFKTMTSGPYAAIGDAFFWGALRPFVAALGLTCMVLGGRIAFLGPVVFFIVYNLFHLQVRVMGVMWGYSQEDLAAKKIEQLNLTGLAKIFKQIALPILGGITALQLNTKDVFLEDHRLILKLCSLILILLFSRLSRQGWSIYWQVAIVGLASIILAYGL, from the coding sequence ATGCAAGAACGGATAAACCGATGGGATTTATTTAAAATTATTTTGAGATCTTTTTTTCTCCAGGCGTCCTGGAGTTTTCAGCGTATGCAAAGCTTAGGGTTTGTTTTTGCATTGGCCCCTATCCTTCAAAAACTTTATACCTCCCCGGAAGAAAGGGTGCGAAGTTTTTTACGCCATTTAAGGTTTTTTAATACCCATCCTTATTTTGCATCTTTTATCCTGGGGGCCGTAGCACAAATGGAAGAAAAGCGTGCTCAAACCGGGCGTCCCACAGAAGAAGAAATCATCTCCTTTAAAACAATGACCTCTGGACCTTATGCAGCCATTGGAGATGCTTTCTTCTGGGGAGCCTTAAGGCCCTTTGTAGCAGCTTTAGGCCTGACCTGTATGGTCCTGGGAGGTCGTATCGCGTTCCTGGGCCCTGTGGTATTTTTTATCGTTTATAATCTGTTTCACCTGCAGGTTCGCGTCATGGGAGTTATGTGGGGATATTCCCAGGAAGACTTAGCCGCAAAGAAAATTGAGCAACTGAATTTAACAGGTCTGGCCAAGATTTTCAAACAAATAGCCCTGCCCATCTTAGGAGGTATAACTGCCTTACAATTGAACACTAAAGACGTTTTTCTGGAAGATCATCGGCTGATCCTTAAGCTCTGTTCCCTTATTTTGATTCTACTCTTTAGTAGATTGAGCCGCCAGGGATGGTCCATATACTGGCAAGTAGCTATCGTAGGTCTGGCCAGTATAATCCTTGCATATGGCTTATGA
- a CDS encoding PTS sugar transporter subunit IIC, whose amino-acid sequence MLLPNITDILAISVVGGLLSLDNVAVLQVMLSQPLIAATLIGLLLDNPQLGLITGALLQLLWTSYVPAGAVVPPDNSILACICSGTAILGLHFWSPAVAVLFSLVLVIIFAPATVWADIWVRQLNNQLALSADISVLQGHLSAVNLKHLSGILIFFLKGFTLILIGTTLILLLEKGLLYLSTQISFFTSPGFVRFAGVFNSLFLTLGVGSALHLLKVPGGLSSFFIAFFLCLFLVEGLKLPPEMGLVIAIGVPLLKIRRTWKGKP is encoded by the coding sequence ATGTTACTCCCTAATATTACGGACATTTTAGCGATCAGTGTGGTAGGAGGCCTGTTATCTTTAGATAACGTTGCCGTTCTTCAGGTTATGCTTTCTCAACCCCTTATAGCAGCCACTTTGATAGGCCTGTTATTGGATAATCCCCAGCTTGGCCTTATCACGGGGGCTTTACTTCAACTTCTATGGACCTCCTATGTTCCGGCGGGAGCTGTGGTACCCCCCGATAATTCCATTTTAGCCTGTATTTGTTCAGGTACGGCTATTCTTGGCCTCCATTTCTGGAGCCCGGCCGTTGCTGTTCTATTTAGCCTGGTCCTGGTGATAATATTTGCGCCGGCTACCGTCTGGGCGGATATCTGGGTCAGACAACTGAATAATCAACTGGCTTTATCTGCTGATATCAGTGTTCTGCAAGGCCATCTCAGCGCGGTTAATCTCAAACACCTCAGTGGCATTCTCATCTTCTTCCTTAAAGGTTTTACCTTGATCCTGATTGGAACGACTTTGATTCTTTTACTGGAAAAAGGCCTCTTATACTTGAGTACCCAGATTTCTTTTTTTACCTCTCCTGGCTTTGTCAGATTCGCCGGGGTGTTTAATAGTTTATTTCTTACCCTAGGTGTGGGATCAGCCCTTCACCTACTAAAGGTACCCGGTGGATTAAGTAGTTTTTTCATCGCATTTTTTCTCTGTTTGTTCTTGGTCGAGGGTCTAAAGTTACCTCCAGAGATGGGTCTAGTGATAGCCATAGGAGTTCCTTTACTTAAAATCCGGAGAACCTGGAAGGGAAAACCGTAG
- a CDS encoding PTS sugar transporter subunit IIB, with protein sequence MELVRVDARLIHGQVICSWLPYVKGTSIIIANDSVSQNPSIQTIMRLSLPEGVCFRAAPVSEIVNLLNQKEFKQEKILLLFSSIRDLQSAVQAGLAIKSLNIGITEQVPQGVPLTKTVSVTPEELEFLEQLTDCGVDIDLRMVPVDHPASFQKVLAKVKNVTP encoded by the coding sequence TTGGAGCTGGTACGTGTCGATGCCCGATTAATTCACGGACAGGTAATCTGTAGTTGGCTACCTTATGTGAAGGGAACTTCGATTATTATCGCCAATGATTCCGTATCTCAGAACCCATCGATCCAGACTATTATGCGTTTAAGCTTACCGGAAGGGGTCTGTTTTCGTGCTGCTCCGGTTTCTGAAATAGTTAACTTACTTAACCAAAAAGAGTTTAAACAAGAAAAAATCCTTTTGCTTTTTAGCAGCATCCGTGATCTACAGAGTGCCGTACAGGCTGGACTGGCTATTAAATCCCTCAACATCGGCATTACCGAGCAGGTACCTCAAGGTGTCCCCCTTACCAAGACCGTCTCTGTAACACCAGAAGAGTTGGAGTTTCTTGAGCAATTGACCGATTGTGGCGTTGATATCGATTTAAGAATGGTGCCAGTAGATCACCCGGCAAGTTTTCAAAAAGTATTGGCGAAGGTAAAAAATGTTACTCCCTAA
- a CDS encoding PTS sugar transporter subunit IIA, whose translation MIGAVVVAHGQFAQELVHAAEMIVGPLTRVRSVSIDVNDGVNSARERIRKAIKEVDDGSGVLVFTDMFGGTPSNISLSFLDELHVEVITGVNLPMLLKLATTNNGTISLKELASAVKKTGQNSIHVASEFLHR comes from the coding sequence ATGATTGGTGCTGTCGTTGTAGCACACGGCCAATTTGCTCAAGAACTTGTTCACGCTGCCGAGATGATTGTGGGTCCATTAACCCGTGTTAGATCGGTCTCCATTGATGTAAATGATGGGGTTAATTCGGCAAGGGAGAGAATTCGGAAAGCTATTAAGGAAGTCGATGATGGATCTGGCGTTTTGGTTTTTACAGATATGTTCGGAGGGACCCCCTCTAATATCAGTCTGTCCTTCCTCGATGAGTTGCATGTTGAAGTGATTACCGGAGTTAATCTGCCCATGCTGTTGAAACTCGCTACAACAAACAACGGCACAATTTCCCTTAAAGAACTTGCAAGTGCTGTAAAAAAGACGGGTCAGAATAGTATCCATGTCGCCAGTGAATTTCTCCACCGCTAA
- the hprK gene encoding HPr(Ser) kinase/phosphatase — MGVWEYGSLYFYTPIPPHFHTPILPYSHTSLFPKVSTESSITVRELKEGLKLLQFEILAGEEGLENRIGHYRIQKPGLAFAGFLKHVHPNRVQVLGETEITYLFELPSEERKKRIRDFMNMTISCIVVTKGQEVPKELLEEANRAHIPTLRTSMTSAACINEINAFLEYRLASSISMHGVLVDVYGAGVLMLGDSGIGKSECALDLVVRGHRLVADDVVFIKRIFPNKLIGMASELLQDLMEVRGLGIINIKDLFGIASVAHQKEINLVIKFVEWKSSLEYERLGLTEKKLSILNVNLPYIEMPVGPGRNMAMIVEVAARNQLLKEMGFDSAKDLNDKLNKKLKNQ, encoded by the coding sequence ATGGGAGTATGGGAGTATGGGAGTCTCTACTTCTACACCCCTATACCTCCACACTTCCACACTCCCATACTCCCATACTCCCATACTTCCTTATTTCCTAAAGTGAGTACCGAAAGTAGTATAACCGTTCGGGAGTTAAAAGAAGGATTAAAGCTTCTTCAGTTCGAGATTCTGGCCGGGGAGGAGGGTCTTGAAAATAGAATCGGTCACTATCGAATCCAAAAACCCGGGCTTGCATTTGCCGGTTTTCTTAAGCACGTACATCCCAATAGGGTTCAAGTCTTAGGAGAAACGGAAATTACCTACCTCTTTGAGCTACCCAGTGAGGAACGAAAGAAAAGGATTCGCGACTTCATGAACATGACCATTTCTTGCATTGTCGTTACAAAAGGCCAGGAAGTACCTAAAGAGCTTCTAGAAGAGGCCAATAGAGCCCATATTCCCACTCTGCGTACCTCTATGACCAGTGCAGCCTGCATTAATGAAATCAATGCTTTTCTAGAATACCGTCTGGCTTCTTCTATCAGTATGCACGGGGTCTTGGTGGATGTTTATGGGGCTGGGGTGCTCATGTTGGGAGATAGTGGGATCGGTAAAAGTGAGTGTGCCTTAGACCTGGTTGTAAGAGGACATCGTTTGGTTGCAGATGACGTGGTTTTTATCAAGCGGATCTTCCCCAATAAACTCATCGGAATGGCCTCGGAATTGCTTCAGGACTTGATGGAAGTCCGAGGATTAGGTATTATTAATATTAAGGATCTCTTCGGAATTGCCTCTGTAGCACACCAAAAGGAGATAAATTTGGTTATTAAGTTTGTTGAGTGGAAATCCTCCCTGGAATATGAACGATTAGGTCTTACAGAAAAAAAATTAAGTATTTTAAATGTAAATTTACCTTATATTGAAATGCCGGTAGGTCCCGGACGAAATATGGCCATGATTGTAGAAGTTGCAGCAAGGAACCAGCTTTTAAAGGAAATGGGTTTTGATTCGGCCAAAGATCTTAATGACAAACTTAATAAAAAACTTAAAAATCAATGA
- a CDS encoding PTS sugar transporter subunit IIA — MKLTDILDEEAILPDVQATNKLEVLEVLTEAALQRVPHVDKQSVLNSLIEREKLGSTGIGEGIAIPHGKSRGLKETRAAFGRCLKGVDFEALDGQPVYLFFLLLVPDNSAGVHLKILARISRLFKNSEVRSALIQAKTKKEIYDIIAKEDAKY, encoded by the coding sequence ATGAAATTAACGGATATTCTCGATGAAGAAGCTATTCTACCGGATGTTCAGGCTACGAATAAGCTTGAGGTTTTGGAGGTATTAACAGAAGCAGCTCTACAGCGAGTACCCCATGTAGATAAGCAGAGTGTTTTAAATAGCTTGATAGAAAGAGAAAAGCTGGGAAGTACAGGTATTGGAGAGGGTATCGCTATTCCCCATGGAAAATCCAGAGGACTTAAAGAAACCCGGGCTGCTTTCGGGCGTTGTTTAAAAGGGGTTGATTTTGAGGCCTTAGATGGACAACCCGTCTATTTATTCTTTTTATTGTTAGTTCCGGATAATTCTGCAGGGGTTCATTTAAAAATTCTGGCGCGAATTTCCCGCCTTTTTAAAAATTCTGAAGTTCGATCGGCTCTTATTCAGGCTAAAACAAAAAAAGAGATCTATGATATTATTGCTAAAGAAGATGCAAAGTACTAA
- the raiA gene encoding ribosome-associated translation inhibitor RaiA: protein MQINITGRHLEITNALREYVTTKIEKLGKYLHIVEAHIILSVEKYRHMAEVTLQAKRTKIHGQEETGDMYQAIDSVIDKIEKQIKKRKGKITSRKSKKLPKNLGKVAQSISESVQFESEEGATFSPRVIRTEKFAVKPMSLEEATLQMGLSQDGFLVFLNHETNQINVLYRRNDGNYGLIEPTFQ from the coding sequence ATGCAAATTAACATTACGGGCCGACACCTGGAAATTACAAATGCACTTCGAGAGTATGTAACAACCAAGATCGAAAAACTGGGGAAGTATCTCCATATCGTTGAAGCCCACATCATACTTTCCGTAGAAAAATATCGGCATATGGCAGAGGTAACCTTACAGGCCAAGAGAACAAAAATCCATGGTCAAGAAGAAACCGGAGATATGTATCAGGCCATCGACAGCGTTATAGATAAAATTGAAAAACAAATCAAGAAACGGAAAGGGAAAATCACCTCTCGTAAGTCAAAAAAGCTTCCTAAAAACCTGGGTAAGGTGGCTCAATCTATTTCTGAATCTGTTCAATTTGAATCGGAAGAAGGAGCTACTTTTTCTCCTCGGGTCATTCGAACGGAAAAGTTCGCCGTGAAACCCATGTCTCTGGAAGAAGCAACCCTCCAAATGGGACTTTCTCAGGATGGTTTTCTGGTCTTTCTTAACCATGAAACAAACCAAATTAACGTCCTTTATAGAAGAAATGACGGCAATTATGGCCTGATTGAACCCACTTTCCAGTAA